Proteins from one Planctomycetota bacterium genomic window:
- a CDS encoding lysophospholipid acyltransferase family protein — MLLLKLLSLFARLLPLSLALKSGEVLGLLFHYLFPSRRRITLDNLRQAFATLHAPRSTLHALRYSPALIARSMARHMGRNAIEFLRLPALTKDNMDTYIKWSGLEHLDNALKLNKGAFVLTAHIGNWDLVASGYSLKGYKVNLITKHLRIEFLNRFWLASRAEKNIVQLYREGSIKEIINALKRNEIMGFILDQHTHKSDGILVDFFGRPCWTTPGLAVLAQRYDAPVVPSFIIRQPDGTHKVFVEPAIPFVEKDTQEETIRYNTQAYTNVLERYIRQYPDQWIWMHRRWKTGK; from the coding sequence ATGCTATTACTAAAACTGCTCTCACTGTTCGCCCGGCTGCTGCCCCTGTCATTGGCCCTGAAGAGCGGCGAGGTGCTGGGCCTGCTGTTCCATTACCTCTTCCCATCCCGGCGCCGGATTACCCTGGACAATCTGCGCCAGGCGTTCGCAACGCTCCACGCTCCACGCTCTACGCTCCACGCTCTACGATATTCCCCCGCCCTCATTGCCCGCTCCATGGCCCGTCACATGGGCCGGAACGCCATAGAATTCCTGCGCCTGCCGGCCCTGACCAAAGACAATATGGATACCTACATCAAATGGTCCGGATTAGAGCATCTGGACAACGCCCTGAAACTTAACAAAGGCGCATTCGTCCTGACCGCGCATATCGGCAACTGGGATTTGGTCGCCTCGGGCTATTCCTTAAAGGGCTACAAGGTCAACCTGATTACCAAGCATCTCAGGATAGAATTCCTGAACCGGTTCTGGCTGGCCTCGCGGGCCGAAAAGAATATCGTCCAGCTCTACCGCGAGGGGTCAATCAAGGAGATTATCAACGCCCTGAAACGCAACGAGATAATGGGCTTTATCCTGGACCAGCACACCCACAAGAGTGATGGGATACTGGTTGACTTCTTCGGTAGGCCATGCTGGACCACGCCCGGACTGGCGGTATTAGCCCAGCGCTATGATGCCCCGGTCGTGCCCTCCTTCATTATAAGACAGCCCGACGGCACGCATAAGGTCTTTGTTGAACCGGCCATACCATTTGTGGAAAAGGATACCCAGGAAGAAACCATCCGCTATAACACCCAGGCCTATACCAATGTCCTGGAAAGGTATATCCGCCAATATCCGGACCAGTGGATTTGGATGCATAGAAGGTGGAAAACAGGAA
- a CDS encoding HEAT repeat domain-containing protein, which translates to MNRTILVVIGIACAVISSILIISHPPQRQNNDMVPYLSQYFYFSVLDGNKDILPRIRKWLDNKETRSEAIDLLRLANDTESLPEIRKFLDDEDPKVRLESLYFVTKLKDSASVPQIRGLLKDKDLKVRCEAIRSLSELKNKESIPEIRKALIRKETRCTAAWALAKLDDKESIPEIRKMLQEKDLIYTAIDTLVILKDKESLPQIKELYKSENFGIRQFAIESTIKLMGQEAIPEIEKLVADKDPDTRWAVLMAIEELNAKEYAPYLRKLLSDEVPTNRMSTASILGKFADKESIPEIRKLLYDTADHMVRESAAHALGVLDDKESIPSIRKMLADTNSWVRYSAISALAELDDKESIPEIRKMLNNSQADRLVTPIYISALGKLHDNESIPQIRKFLQNDDEWIRRAAVYATGELKDKESIFCLKELLIDCDQWVRQAAEKTLKQLGVSDEEIEKAKQK; encoded by the coding sequence ATGAACAGAACTATTTTAGTTGTCATCGGCATCGCCTGCGCCGTGATTAGCTCAATACTCATTATATCACATCCTCCGCAAAGGCAAAATAACGATATGGTGCCGTATCTTTCGCAATATTTTTATTTTAGCGTACTGGACGGCAATAAAGACATTCTTCCAAGAATACGGAAATGGCTGGACAATAAGGAGACGCGCTCTGAAGCTATCGACCTTTTACGCCTGGCAAATGATACCGAATCATTACCCGAAATACGTAAGTTCCTGGATGACGAAGACCCAAAAGTGCGTTTAGAATCCCTTTATTTTGTCACAAAACTAAAAGACAGCGCGTCTGTCCCGCAGATTCGAGGACTTCTCAAAGATAAAGATCTAAAGGTCCGCTGCGAAGCGATTAGGTCCCTTTCAGAACTTAAGAATAAAGAATCTATCCCGGAAATACGCAAGGCGCTTATTAGAAAAGAAACGCGTTGCACCGCAGCTTGGGCGCTGGCGAAATTAGACGACAAGGAATCCATACCTGAAATACGCAAAATGCTTCAGGAAAAGGATTTGATTTATACGGCAATAGATACTCTGGTTATTCTAAAAGACAAGGAATCACTGCCCCAAATAAAAGAACTCTATAAATCTGAAAATTTCGGTATACGCCAATTTGCCATTGAATCAACAATAAAACTGATGGGCCAGGAAGCAATTCCGGAGATAGAAAAACTTGTGGCCGATAAAGACCCCGATACCAGGTGGGCTGTTCTTATGGCTATTGAAGAGTTGAACGCTAAAGAATACGCCCCCTATTTACGGAAACTGCTAAGCGATGAAGTTCCTACAAATCGTATGTCTACTGCTTCTATACTCGGTAAATTTGCCGACAAGGAATCTATCCCTGAAATACGAAAATTACTTTACGACACAGCGGATCACATGGTGCGTGAGTCTGCGGCTCATGCCCTTGGAGTATTAGACGATAAGGAATCCATTCCGAGCATCCGCAAGATGCTTGCAGATACAAACAGTTGGGTAAGATACTCAGCCATTAGCGCCTTGGCTGAATTAGACGACAAGGAATCTATCCCAGAGATACGCAAGATGCTAAATAATAGCCAAGCAGATAGACTTGTAACGCCAATATATATATCCGCACTTGGTAAACTGCATGACAATGAATCAATCCCTCAAATAAGGAAATTCCTCCAAAATGATGATGAATGGATACGCCGAGCCGCAGTTTATGCAACTGGTGAACTTAAGGATAAGGAATCAATCTTCTGCTTAAAAGAACTTCTTATTGATTGTGACCAATGGGTCCGCCAGGCCGCAGAAAAAACCCTAAAACAACTCGGCGTATCGGATGAGGAGATCGAAAAGGCGAAACAAAAGTAA
- the rodA gene encoding rod shape-determining protein RodA — protein MKTRLTSEVYLIIIPMALLTLIGIVAIGSVSGKPSGLFETGSILSRTTLSQLLSYQPIKQLLFALLGLLLFILILKSNYYNFRTYSYVFYIILLIMIIGIMGLGIAVYGSKRWIHMGPFAFQPSEYMKIITVLVLAQYLMHKTNVARLTGMFIPFVLALAPMMLILVQPDLGTAFVFLPILFVMVYVAGARVKYLLITVLIGMMFVPFAYFFLMKDYQKSRVQVFLNPSKSPTADGYHLLQSRIAVGTGGLVGASWGDEGEAPSVFVPARHTDFIFTIIAEKWGFVGATIVLLLYFMLFASALFFAGTTREPYGRLIIVGITAYLITQVLVNVSMTIGLAPITGITLPLLSYGGSSLTSTFIALGFIVNIRSKQIPTFSSRDF, from the coding sequence ATGAAAACCCGATTAACATCCGAGGTATATCTCATCATCATCCCGATGGCGCTCCTGACGCTCATCGGCATTGTGGCCATCGGCAGCGTCTCAGGCAAGCCCAGCGGACTGTTCGAAACCGGGTCAATCCTGTCCCGGACCACCCTGTCCCAACTGCTTTCCTACCAGCCGATTAAGCAACTGCTCTTTGCCCTGCTCGGCCTGCTGCTCTTCATCCTGATTCTGAAATCGAATTATTACAACTTCCGCACCTACTCTTACGTATTTTACATCATCCTGCTGATTATGATAATCGGAATCATGGGCCTGGGCATCGCCGTTTACGGCTCCAAGCGCTGGATCCACATGGGCCCGTTCGCATTCCAGCCCTCGGAATACATGAAAATCATCACCGTCCTGGTCTTGGCCCAATACCTGATGCACAAAACCAATGTGGCCCGGCTGACCGGCATGTTCATTCCCTTTGTCCTGGCCCTGGCGCCCATGATGCTGATACTGGTCCAGCCCGACCTGGGCACGGCCTTTGTCTTCCTGCCCATCCTGTTCGTCATGGTCTATGTGGCCGGGGCACGGGTAAAATACCTGCTCATCACCGTTTTAATCGGCATGATGTTTGTCCCGTTCGCCTATTTCTTCCTGATGAAGGACTACCAGAAATCACGGGTCCAGGTGTTCCTGAACCCATCCAAATCCCCGACCGCGGACGGCTATCACCTGCTCCAGTCGCGTATTGCGGTCGGCACCGGCGGGCTGGTCGGCGCCAGCTGGGGCGATGAGGGCGAGGCGCCGTCCGTCTTTGTCCCGGCCCGGCATACCGACTTCATCTTCACCATCATTGCCGAGAAATGGGGATTTGTCGGAGCCACTATCGTCCTGCTCCTCTATTTTATGCTCTTTGCCTCGGCATTGTTCTTTGCCGGCACCACCCGGGAGCCCTACGGCCGGCTGATTATCGTCGGCATCACGGCTTATTTAATCACCCAGGTGCTGGTCAATGTCAGCATGACCATAGGTCTCGCGCCAATAACCGGCATTACCCTGCCGTTATTATCCTATGGCGGTTCGTCGCTGACCTCGACCTTTATCGCTTTAGGGTTTATCGTAAATATTAGGTCAAAACAGATACCGACCTTCTCGTCTCGTGACTTTTAG
- a CDS encoding DUF4340 domain-containing protein: MKTKTTYILLIIAILIAGYIFFIDKTISTTDEREAASKKIFGFLKADDISNIEINAPNAAQLTLMNALTPTTPTRIAIICTKTTDKEWLMTQPVNTRADRSVLDNIAGQLAGLEKKDTLKETAKLEPYGLDYPIITISFTTKAKNYLVKLGVATPLNVGVYASIEGDKSIYVVPHSFAELINKPVADFRHKRIFDASTYDMASLRFIRPEATVELQKSGNEWQITQPVADQADQNKVRDILTQLGTLSIAAFVADNETDLTAYGLDKPALRLVVPDPKDPNKSETLLVGREREKDRFVAAKLGTQTIFTIEKSAYDAINLPLETLRNKKVFNLTASDINRIEIKSSQTTVVNMDKNTGDKKWQFVYPAITTTGQAPADVDSFIDKLNNYQIEQFTADTATDLSAFALAEPFAGIEIILGFASMTGENRTLLGVAQGLPYTYLKKPDSPRVVALSNSIYEYLKQGSTLFRRKSLMDVNSDKVKKISISIGKHASTYEQTQPQNWTMIAPEQKTMEQASELNTLMLEFCHMSASEFVADLNFSPDLTAYGLDKPEASVTLVWSDKDKEFSGKTVHIGKKAEDHYYARFADDVIVFKVASSLIEAVRKIIEPPK; this comes from the coding sequence ATGAAAACCAAAACCACTTACATTCTTCTTATCATCGCCATTTTAATCGCCGGATACATATTCTTTATTGATAAAACAATATCCACTACGGACGAACGGGAAGCCGCCAGCAAAAAGATATTCGGGTTCCTGAAAGCGGATGACATCTCAAATATAGAAATCAATGCGCCCAATGCCGCGCAGTTAACCCTAATGAACGCCCTGACCCCGACTACCCCGACCCGGATAGCCATTATCTGCACCAAAACGACTGATAAGGAATGGCTCATGACCCAGCCGGTAAACACCCGGGCGGACCGGTCGGTGCTGGATAATATTGCCGGGCAATTAGCCGGACTGGAAAAGAAGGACACGCTCAAAGAAACCGCCAAATTGGAACCCTACGGCCTGGATTATCCGATAATCACCATTTCCTTCACAACCAAGGCCAAGAATTACCTGGTCAAATTAGGCGTCGCCACGCCCCTGAATGTCGGCGTCTATGCCTCAATCGAAGGCGATAAAAGCATCTACGTGGTCCCCCACTCATTCGCCGAACTGATTAACAAACCGGTGGCGGATTTCCGGCACAAGCGGATATTTGATGCCAGCACCTATGATATGGCCAGCCTCAGGTTTATCCGCCCGGAAGCAACCGTGGAATTACAGAAATCCGGAAACGAATGGCAGATAACCCAGCCGGTGGCGGACCAGGCCGACCAGAACAAGGTCCGCGACATCCTGACCCAGCTGGGCACACTCTCAATCGCCGCCTTTGTGGCTGATAACGAAACCGATTTAACGGCCTACGGGTTGGACAAGCCGGCACTGAGATTAGTCGTGCCTGACCCCAAAGACCCCAATAAATCAGAAACCCTGCTGGTCGGCCGGGAGCGGGAAAAGGACCGGTTCGTCGCCGCCAAGTTAGGCACCCAGACGATTTTCACCATCGAAAAAAGCGCCTATGACGCCATCAACCTGCCGCTGGAGACGCTGCGCAATAAGAAGGTATTCAACCTGACTGCCTCGGATATCAACCGGATAGAAATAAAATCCAGCCAAACCACCGTAGTCAACATGGACAAGAATACCGGCGACAAGAAATGGCAGTTCGTGTATCCGGCCATAACGACCACCGGCCAGGCGCCGGCTGATGTGGACAGTTTCATAGACAAGCTGAACAATTACCAGATAGAGCAATTCACGGCTGACACGGCAACCGACTTGTCGGCCTTTGCCCTGGCCGAGCCGTTCGCCGGCATTGAGATTATCCTGGGATTCGCCTCAATGACCGGGGAAAACCGGACCTTACTCGGCGTGGCCCAGGGACTGCCCTATACGTATCTCAAGAAACCGGACAGCCCGCGGGTCGTGGCGCTGAGCAATTCCATTTATGAATACCTGAAACAGGGCTCAACCCTGTTCCGCCGAAAATCGCTCATGGATGTCAATTCAGACAAGGTCAAGAAGATCTCCATCAGCATTGGCAAGCACGCCTCGACCTACGAACAGACCCAACCGCAGAATTGGACCATGATTGCCCCGGAGCAGAAGACAATGGAACAGGCATCGGAGCTCAATACCCTGATGCTGGAATTCTGCCACATGAGCGCATCGGAATTTGTGGCTGACCTGAATTTCTCACCCGACCTGACTGCCTATGGCTTGGACAAGCCCGAGGCCAGCGTCACCCTGGTCTGGTCCGACAAGGATAAGGAATTCTCAGGCAAGACCGTCCATATCGGCAAAAAGGCCGAGGACCACTATTACGCCAGATTCGCCGATGACGTGATTGTCTTCAAGGTGGCATCCAGCCTGATCGAGGCAGTGCGCAAGATAATCGAACCGCCCAAATAA
- a CDS encoding GldG family protein yields MSNDETKMTNSPTEGWGKKQKALTWLNVLVMILVALAILAGVNYVSSRQFYRHDCTFSNEYSLSDKSKELIGQLKAPLTIYTFFGQPRDRAMYDAQRIIADLLEEYKIYSKGMITLEIVNVIVNPSRVDAIQKEYKLETLSYNDILLLSGDTKKTVNLTETYETEYGQYGQPGGIKSFKGEERLTSAIMTMVKTQKITVYFTMGHNEGDIANQSPEGFSTFVQRYLQEENIETKKLNLLETTEIPRNCSALIILGPKAPVSAPERNLISNYLKNGGRALITVDPLADTGLTELLAEWNVRISDGIVLDAEKCAVILGMKDISCIAAETYGNHPITNKMRGEASILPGARAVESISPTIATDLLKSSGNSWLETNIEDLAKGKQPAFNKDSDRRGPISLGVAVTKKETDKETRLVVIGNSGMIQNKLIDGSNPIMGFGRVDLALNSVKWLTGQEVFITIEPKKVEDRSVKLTPGRLAFLFWFSLLMVPAIGAAFGIAMWLIRRK; encoded by the coding sequence ATGAGTAATGACGAAACCAAAATGACAAACAGCCCAACCGAAGGATGGGGCAAAAAACAGAAGGCCCTGACCTGGCTCAATGTCCTGGTCATGATCCTGGTGGCCCTGGCCATCCTGGCCGGCGTTAATTATGTCTCCAGCCGGCAGTTCTACCGGCATGACTGTACCTTCAGCAATGAATATTCGCTTTCGGACAAGAGCAAAGAACTCATCGGACAGCTCAAAGCGCCGCTGACTATATACACCTTTTTTGGCCAGCCCCGGGACCGGGCCATGTATGATGCGCAACGCATAATCGCCGACCTGCTGGAGGAATACAAAATCTATTCCAAAGGCATGATAACGCTGGAAATCGTCAACGTCATTGTAAATCCCAGCCGGGTTGACGCCATCCAAAAGGAATACAAATTAGAAACTCTATCCTATAACGATATTCTTCTGCTTTCAGGCGACACCAAGAAAACCGTCAATCTGACGGAGACCTATGAAACGGAATACGGCCAATACGGCCAGCCCGGCGGAATCAAGTCATTCAAAGGCGAGGAAAGACTCACCTCGGCCATCATGACCATGGTCAAGACTCAGAAAATAACCGTTTATTTCACCATGGGCCATAACGAAGGCGATATCGCTAACCAGTCGCCCGAGGGCTTTAGCACCTTTGTCCAACGTTATCTCCAGGAGGAAAATATCGAAACCAAGAAACTCAATCTCCTGGAAACAACCGAGATACCACGGAATTGCAGCGCCTTGATTATCCTGGGTCCGAAGGCCCCGGTTTCCGCGCCGGAGCGTAACCTGATAAGCAACTACCTCAAAAACGGCGGCCGGGCCTTAATCACCGTTGACCCACTGGCTGATACCGGCCTGACTGAATTACTGGCTGAGTGGAACGTCAGGATATCGGACGGCATTGTGCTTGACGCTGAAAAGTGCGCCGTGATTCTGGGTATGAAGGATATTTCCTGCATTGCGGCCGAGACCTACGGCAATCATCCGATTACCAACAAGATGAGAGGCGAGGCATCCATCCTGCCCGGCGCCCGGGCCGTGGAATCCATCTCGCCGACTATCGCCACAGACCTGCTGAAATCATCCGGCAACTCCTGGCTGGAGACCAATATAGAAGACCTGGCTAAAGGCAAGCAACCAGCGTTTAATAAGGATTCAGACCGCAGAGGCCCCATCAGCCTGGGCGTGGCCGTGACCAAAAAAGAGACCGACAAGGAAACCCGGCTGGTAGTCATCGGCAATTCTGGTATGATCCAAAACAAACTGATTGACGGCAGCAATCCCATAATGGGCTTTGGCCGGGTGGACCTGGCTCTTAACTCCGTCAAATGGCTGACCGGACAAGAGGTATTTATCACTATTGAGCCCAAAAAGGTTGAAGACCGGAGCGTTAAACTAACCCCGGGCCGGCTGGCCTTCCTGTTCTGGTTTAGTTTATTAATGGTCCCGGCTATCGGCGCGGCCTTCGGCATCGCCATGTGGCTTATCAGAAGGAAATAA
- a CDS encoding ABC transporter permease subunit gives MKNIITLSRRELAAYFLSPLAYVIMTAFLVFSGYFFYTALRSTADTAIMRDILGFLGFISMILSTMITMRLLAEEKRSGTLETLMTAPVTETEVVVSKYLSALVFFLALIAPTVAYVILLAIWGNPDYGPIISSYIGLVCMTGVFLSIGLWVSSLTSNQIVAVIITFVILIIGWVIGYAGSFFSQQSIKDVFEFIGFIKHFESFGKGMIDSRDVVYCLSIVVFFLFLTVRTLESRRWR, from the coding sequence ATGAAGAATATAATAACATTGTCCAGGCGGGAATTGGCGGCCTACTTCCTCTCGCCTCTGGCCTATGTGATTATGACCGCCTTCCTGGTATTCTCCGGTTATTTCTTCTATACGGCGCTCAGGTCCACGGCTGATACCGCCATCATGCGGGACATTCTGGGCTTTCTGGGATTCATCAGCATGATCCTCTCCACCATGATTACCATGAGATTGCTGGCCGAGGAGAAAAGAAGCGGCACACTGGAAACCCTGATGACCGCGCCGGTGACCGAGACTGAGGTGGTGGTGTCCAAGTACCTCTCAGCACTGGTATTCTTCCTGGCCCTAATAGCGCCGACCGTGGCTTATGTCATATTACTGGCTATCTGGGGCAATCCGGATTACGGCCCGATTATCTCCAGTTATATCGGACTGGTCTGCATGACCGGCGTTTTCCTGAGTATTGGACTCTGGGTGTCATCCCTGACGTCCAACCAGATTGTGGCTGTGATTATTACTTTCGTGATACTGATTATCGGCTGGGTTATCGGCTATGCCGGTAGTTTTTTCAGTCAGCAATCCATAAAAGATGTATTTGAATTTATTGGATTTATCAAACACTTTGAATCATTCGGCAAGGGAATGATTGACAGCCGCGACGTGGTCTACTGCCTGAGCATAGTGGTGTTCTTCCTGTTCCTGACCGTCCGGACATTAGAATCAAGGAGATGGAGATAG
- a CDS encoding ABC transporter ATP-binding protein — MITVEGLTKKFGGFTAVDQISFSVAKGEIVGFLGPNGAGKTTTMRILTSYLAPTDGKASIGGFDVVRNSLEARRQIGYLPESVPFYPEMRVREYLNFRAKLKGVPAATRTARLTEVMEKCRVKEFEHKVIGYLSKGQKQRVGLADAIIHNPPILILDEPTIGLDPHQIKQTRELMKDLGKEHTVVISTHILPEVEMICNRVIIIHHGRIAAMDSLANLVKEQKIKLEVRGNPNDIKNALTQLAGVRDVACSEKDTWCSVDIALAGDQDIRENVYNKIAENKWILREFKTERTTLEDKFIQITAKE; from the coding sequence ATGATAACAGTAGAAGGTCTGACCAAGAAGTTCGGCGGGTTCACCGCCGTTGATCAAATCTCCTTCTCGGTCGCCAAAGGCGAAATCGTGGGATTTCTGGGCCCGAACGGCGCCGGCAAGACCACGACCATGCGGATTCTCACTTCGTATCTGGCTCCGACCGACGGCAAGGCCTCCATCGGAGGTTTTGACGTGGTCCGCAATTCACTCGAGGCGCGCAGGCAAATCGGCTACCTGCCCGAAAGCGTACCCTTCTATCCGGAGATGCGGGTCAGGGAATACCTTAATTTCAGAGCCAAGTTAAAAGGCGTGCCGGCCGCCACCCGGACCGCCAGATTAACCGAGGTCATGGAAAAATGCCGGGTCAAGGAGTTTGAGCATAAGGTCATCGGCTATCTTTCCAAAGGGCAGAAACAACGGGTCGGGCTGGCCGACGCCATCATCCATAATCCGCCCATCCTGATTCTGGACGAGCCGACCATCGGACTGGACCCGCACCAGATTAAGCAGACCCGGGAACTGATGAAGGACCTGGGTAAGGAACATACCGTGGTCATCTCCACCCATATCCTGCCCGAAGTAGAAATGATATGCAACCGGGTGATTATCATCCACCACGGCCGGATTGCGGCCATGGACAGTCTGGCCAACCTGGTCAAGGAACAGAAAATTAAATTAGAGGTACGCGGAAATCCGAATGACATAAAGAACGCCTTAACACAATTAGCCGGGGTCCGGGATGTCGCCTGCAGCGAGAAGGATACCTGGTGCTCGGTGGATATCGCATTAGCCGGCGACCAGGACATCAGGGAAAACGTCTATAATAAGATTGCGGAAAATAAGTGGATACTGCGCGAATTCAAAACCGAGCGGACCACCCTGGAAGATAAGTTTATCCAGATAACCGCAAAAGAATAA
- the rpsQ gene encoding 30S ribosomal protein S17, whose amino-acid sequence MEEKTRSTLNGIVIKNNSAKTITVSFKRLVKYPKYGKYLHRASTYKVHDEKNQAQVGDEVEIMESRPFSKTKRWCLVKVTKKAPVKEAAV is encoded by the coding sequence ATGGAAGAGAAGACAAGAAGTACACTAAACGGCATCGTAATCAAAAATAACTCGGCCAAGACCATTACGGTGTCTTTTAAGAGACTGGTTAAATATCCCAAGTATGGTAAGTATCTCCACCGGGCCTCGACTTATAAGGTGCACGACGAGAAGAACCAGGCCCAGGTGGGCGACGAGGTGGAGATTATGGAATCACGGCCGTTCAGCAAAACCAAGCGCTGGTGCCTGGTAAAAGTTACCAAGAAGGCCCCGGTTAAGGAAGCTGCGGTATAG
- the rplN gene encoding 50S ribosomal protein L14, giving the protein MIMMKTRLQVADNTGAKIVSCIQVLGSSHRRYGYVGDIIICNVKKVLTTGDIKKGDIVRGVIVRTRQPMHRPDGTYVRFDRNALVIIDDANNPKGTRVFGVVPRELRQNFMKIISLATEVV; this is encoded by the coding sequence ATGATAATGATGAAAACCCGGCTGCAAGTGGCGGATAATACCGGAGCTAAGATAGTCAGTTGCATTCAGGTCTTGGGCAGCAGCCACCGGCGTTATGGTTACGTTGGCGATATCATTATCTGTAACGTCAAGAAGGTCCTGACTACCGGCGATATCAAAAAGGGTGATATCGTGCGCGGGGTAATCGTCCGGACCAGGCAGCCGATGCACCGGCCGGACGGCACCTATGTCCGTTTTGACCGCAATGCTCTGGTTATCATAGATGACGCCAATAACCCCAAGGGCACCCGGGTGTTCGGTGTGGTGCCGCGCGAATTGAGGCAGAATTTTATGAAGATAATTTCTTTAGCCACGGAGGTGGTCTAA
- a CDS encoding 50S ribosomal protein L24 translates to MFVKKNDLVKVISGESRGKTGKIIRVFAKTERVVVQGVNLRWKHMKRSQQYPHGARIQKELSIHVSKVKVVCPQCNKPTKVGYKITDSGVKNRICRKCTQPIGETA, encoded by the coding sequence ATGTTCGTTAAGAAGAATGATTTGGTCAAGGTGATTTCCGGTGAAAGCCGCGGCAAGACCGGCAAGATTATCAGGGTGTTCGCGAAGACCGAGCGGGTGGTGGTCCAGGGCGTGAACCTGCGCTGGAAACACATGAAACGCAGCCAGCAATATCCGCACGGCGCCAGAATCCAGAAGGAATTATCCATTCATGTCTCCAAGGTAAAGGTTGTCTGTCCCCAGTGCAATAAACCCACCAAGGTTGGCTATAAAATCACCGATTCGGGTGTCAAAAACCGTATCTGCAGAAAATGCACTCAGCCGATAGGGGAAACCGCTTAA
- the rplE gene encoding 50S ribosomal protein L5, which translates to MNRLFEKYKNEVVPMLINEVPHKNKMAVPRLEKIVVNMGVGKVIEEKDRLEAVAKDLAIITGQKPVLTKARVSVSGFKLRKGELIGCKVTLRRDMMYTFLDKLTSIVIPRQRDFRGYSKKAFDKSGNYNMGVSEQSLFPEIAIDNVKFVQGMDITMVIKSPSVELSYKMLKAMGFPFKD; encoded by the coding sequence ATGAATCGTTTATTTGAGAAGTATAAAAACGAAGTGGTGCCGATGCTGATAAATGAGGTGCCGCATAAGAATAAAATGGCCGTGCCGCGCCTGGAGAAGATAGTGGTTAATATGGGCGTGGGCAAGGTTATAGAGGAGAAGGACCGGCTGGAAGCGGTGGCCAAGGACTTGGCTATTATTACCGGACAGAAACCGGTGTTGACCAAGGCCCGGGTGAGCGTTTCCGGATTCAAGCTCCGTAAGGGCGAACTCATCGGCTGCAAGGTGACCCTGCGCCGGGATATGATGTATACCTTCCTGGATAAGCTGACCAGCATCGTCATCCCCAGGCAGCGTGATTTCCGGGGCTATTCCAAAAAGGCGTTCGATAAGAGCGGCAATTATAATATGGGCGTAAGCGAGCAATCGCTGTTTCCGGAGATTGCCATTGATAACGTTAAATTCGTCCAGGGCATGGATATTACCATGGTAATAAAGAGTCCGTCCGTGGAATTGTCGTATAAGATGCTTAAGGCGATGGGATTCCCGTTTAAGGATTAA
- a CDS encoding type Z 30S ribosomal protein S14 encodes MARKCLINKQKAEPKFKVRKYNRCQLCGRRHAYYRKFRMCRICFRNLAWEGKLPGVKKASW; translated from the coding sequence TTGGCTCGTAAGTGTTTGATAAATAAACAGAAGGCGGAACCTAAATTCAAGGTCCGGAAATATAACCGTTGCCAGCTCTGCGGCAGGCGGCACGCCTATTACCGCAAGTTTCGGATGTGCCGGATTTGCTTCAGGAACCTGGCCTGGGAAGGTAAATTACCGGGCGTGAAAAAGGCGAGCTGGTAG
- the rpsH gene encoding 30S ribosomal protein S8 — translation MIVTDPIADMLTRIRNANRNRMPSVEVPTSKEKKAIAEVLKENGYIKDYKFIEDKTQGTLKIYLKYTVDDEAVINNLKRISKPGRRVYRKVDKMERVLDGLGIAIVSTPKGILTDHECRKLKVGGEVLCHIW, via the coding sequence ATGATTGTTACTGACCCGATTGCTGATATGCTGACCCGCATCCGTAATGCGAATAGAAACCGGATGCCATCCGTGGAAGTGCCGACTTCCAAAGAGAAGAAAGCCATTGCGGAAGTCCTTAAGGAAAACGGTTATATCAAGGATTATAAGTTCATTGAAGATAAGACCCAGGGCACGCTTAAGATTTACCTGAAATACACGGTGGACGACGAGGCGGTGATTAACAACCTCAAGCGCATCAGCAAGCCGGGCCGGCGCGTCTATAGGAAGGTTGATAAGATGGAACGGGTGCTGGACGGCTTGGGCATCGCCATTGTCTCAACGCCTAAGGGTATCCTGACTGACCACGAATGCCGCAAGCTCAAGGTGGGCGGCGAGGTGCTCTGCCATATCTGGTAA